The window TGTCTCGCCAGCGAGAGTTGTTCCGTCCGTAGCATATTGTTCCTCCTAAAAGTTTTGTTAGCAATACTTCTCCGCTTATTCTTCGTACAAAACTCGCTTCGAAAGCATAAACTTAAGTTTTGTTAGCAATACTTCTCCGCTTATTCTTCGTACAAAACTCGCTTCGAAAGTATAAACTTAAGTTTTGTAGCAATGCTGCTCCGCTTATCCAGTTTTTGTAGAAAAACACCTTCGCATTTATGTCTAGCAGGCCTTATATAAGGCTTTAGGCTCATTATAGGACACTAAATTCAGCGCTACAACATTATTCAACATAATTGGGTGAAAGTCCCTATAAATGCGCAATTTTCATTATCGATAAATAGAATTACCGTTATATAACGACTAATTTCGACAAATAAACAGTCAAAAAAAGCCCCTAAGCAGGGGCTTTTGCGCGTTCACACATAAGTTGAACATTATAAACCATTATTCAAAAATATGAATTGTCTAACTTTTGACAAACATTTAAGCAAATTGCTCGGTCATCCGCAGGAATTCGTTAATATCTTCGACGATCAAATCGACAGCTCCCTGCCAGAAGTCCGGCTTCTTAAGATCAACGCCGAGATGTCTCAAGACCAGATCCTCCAGTGTCATCACACCGGTATCCCGCAGCAGGCTATCATATTTATCAGCAAACGATGGACCTTCTTGCAGGGCTAACCGGTACAGCCCCGTACTGAACATATACCCGACAGTATACGGGAAGTTGTAGAACGGTACATCCGTGATGTAGAAATGCAGCTTGGACGCCCAGAAATGCGGGTGATATTCAGACAGGACTCCGCAGAAGGCTTCCTTCTGGGCTTCTTCCATCAGTGCCGACAGTTCTTCGGCGTTAACCAGACCTTCTTTGCGCTTCTCGTAAAAACGGGTCTCAAACAGGAAGCGTGCGTGGATATTCATGAAAAAGGCAACGCTGTTCTGAATTTTTGCTTCAAGCAATGCAAGCTTCTCACCGGCTTCAGTGGATGCCTTTACCTGAGCATCGGCTACAATCACTTCGGCAAAAGTCGAGGCTGTCTCCGCGACATTCATCGCATAGTTCTGATTGAACAGCGGCTGGTCATCGAGCAGGAAGGAGTGATAAGCATGGCCCAGCTCATGCGCCAGTGTCGAAACATTGGAAGGCGTGCCGCTATAGGTCATAAAAATGCGTGATTCCTTACTCTCCGGGAAAGATACACAGAAGCCGCCTGGACGTTTAGCCGGACGGTCTTCGACCTCAATCCAGTTATTGTCGAAAGCATGCTCGGCGAAATCCGCCATCCTTGGACTGAATTTGCGGAATTGCGTAACAATGTCTGCTGCTGCTGCTTCATAAGGAATTTTGCCGGAGGATTTGCCGACCGGCGCATCAACATCGACCCAGGACAATGCATCCTTGCCGAGAACCTTGGCTTTCCGCTGCAAATACGATACAAGTGCCGGCTTGTTTCTGGTAATTACATCCCACATCATATCCAGGGTGGCACGCGACATCCGGTTGATGCCAAGCGGTTCCTTGAGCACATCGTCCCAGCCTCTTCCCTTGTACAGCTTCAGGCGGAAGCCTGCCAGATGATTGAGGGTGTCGGCACTGTAATCCGCAGCAGCAGCCCAGGCCTCTTCCCATTTCCGGAACATGGTCTCACGTACATTGGCGTCATCATCGCTCAGCTTGTTGAACGCTTGGCCGACAGACAGCAGTTTCGTTCCGTCTTTGTCTTCAAAGGGAATCTGGATCGAGCCTACAATCGTCTCATAATGCTCACTCCAGCCATGATAGCCGTCTACGGCAAGCTCCAGCGCAAGGCTCTCCAGCTCCGGGCTCATTTTCTCACGGGCCAGGTCACGGCTTTCACTTAGTACGAAAGAGAGCGGTGCGATCTCAGGACGGGCCATCCACTGTGTCCAAACCGCGTCTGATGTCTGGCGAAGTACACTGTCGAACTGCGAACTGATCCCCTCGAACCCGGCGCGCAGCCCTGTCACTTTAGAGGACAGCCGGACAGCTCCTTTGTCCTGCTGATTCTGGGCACCCAGACAGCCGGTAAATTCCGACGCCTGAGTCAGGCGGCCGGCGCAGCTCTGCAGCAGCTCGATTACGCCATCCAACGCTGTGGTAGCTTCTGCGTCAGCAGGAGATTCTGCACCAGCAACCTGCTTGCCCAAAGACTCTATATCCGCTTCGAGCTTCTTAAGAAAGTCCTCAAACTGGGGAGAGGATGAGCCTCCCGGAAAAATAGAATCCAAATCCCAGGTTAACGATATCGGTTGTTTCATTGGTTTCCACCATTCCTTTACTATCATTTGGTTTTCTTTGTATTTGGCCTGAAGCCATGGTAAAGTGAATTACGAAAAGCGTGGCGCCAGCGGCTCCACAGCTAACATTAAACTTAGGAGGGCTGCAACATGAAACCACTGCAAATTTCACCGGAAACAGCGATCACCCTATCCAAACAGCTGGGCGTTCCCCTGGAACACTTGATGCATATGCCTCAACATATTTTGCTGCAAAAAATCGCCGAATTATCCAAGAAGCAGAGTGAAGGTACCAGCGGGACAGAGGCATCACCTGAGAAGGGAACCGAATGATTCCTTTCAGCCATACCTGGCCTTATGACATTATTTATGGTGACCTGTATGTACAATATTGTCCGTTCTGCAACGAGGAAAATGTGCTTTTGCCGATGAAGCCGAAGGAATTGCAGCTCGTGCGCGACGGCAAAAAAAAGCTGCTGGTTTTCCCCTGCTGCAGTACAAGCCCGACGGTCATCGATAATGACGCTGACTATCTGCTGTTTGACCGTGCTGTCCGCTGAGTAATCGGAGTAAACAACCCCATATACCGCTGTTACCATGACAGCTGCTAATAAAGCGCAAAAGAGGGCTCTCTCTGTTTTGCGCTTTTTTTGACTGCACATACCTGCACTCCGTTACAAGCGGCTATAGATTGGGAATGCTGTCCGGATCAACATTGTCACCGCGCATCTGTTCACGCAGCAGCGTCCATTGCTCACGGGCCGCCCGGATCATCGCAGCGTCCATAATCCTCTGGTCATTAATCAGACGCGAGAACCATTTCACTGCGTTTAAATACTCCCCTATTCGTCTGTTCAACTCACCAATCAGAAACATCAGGCGGGCATCATTGCCGCCCATTCCGTCATTCTCAAATACCTTGATATACTCATCCAGGGAATACCGCAGGAAACGCTGCTCCAGCGCCGTCTCCCCCTTATAACGGTACATCCAGGCGATATGGTGCAGATGGCTGGCAATAATCCGTTCCTTGTCCTGGATACATTGGGCGCAGATCAGTGCTAGCTTGTAGGTTTCAAGAGCGGTTTCCCAGTTGCGTTTCCCGCCGAAATCCCGGTTTTTCCAGCGGCTTCCTACCTGTTCGTTAAATGCTTTGCGCTGCCAGTCGGCCAGCTTGTCGGCTGAATTCTCCGTGGAGGCGAACCCGCATTTGGGGCAGACGCGCACAACATAATAATCGGGATTCTCATCTTTGTAATAGGAGCAGAAATCTGCATCACGGCGTATAGCTCTTTTAAGGCTTGGGCGCACCCGCGAGGTGGAAAATTCATGTTCACAGTTGCTGCAAATTACGTTAATTGAATACAGGGGGACTAATTCTGTCAAATGCCCTCATCCTTTCGCGATCAACTACTCCTTACTCCTCAGGCATGTTGACAAAATGATGTGCAGGTCCAGCAAGCCGGCTCAAAACAAATGAACGGAGCGGTTCCTCTACACCGGTTTCCTCCAGTGCCTCTTTCATACAGTCCAGCCATTCGTCGGCACGCTCCGGTGTAATCGGAACATGCATATGTCTTGCTCTCATCATCGGATGGCCATGCTGCTGTGAGAATAGTGCAGGCCCGCCAAAAAACTGACTGAGAAATTGATACTGCTTTTCCATAACAGGAGTAATATCGGCAGGGAATAACGGGCTTAGCTGCGGATGAAGCTGCACCTTGGCATAAAACACTTCCACCAGACGGTGAAGTCCCTCAGCGCCCCCCAGGTTATCATATAGACTAGCGTTTGGATTCATCGGAGGTTACCAGCTTTCTTCCATATTAATGTACGGCTAAATTTATTATACCAAAAAAAAAGGCGCTAAACTTAAGTTTAGCACCTTGGGAGTTATTTAATAGGTCCTAAATTCCTCATCACCTGGAGGGACGAGCGAGACCCGGATAACATATACAAAAGCACAAACGAGAACTCCGGCAACTACACTCATCACCATCACTCCATCCCTAATTATTAATATAAAAAAGGTGTGCATTAATTAATTTTATAATACCATAATTCAAGCTGAAAATCACAGAGAAATGTAATCGCTTTCCGAACTTTTTTGTGCTGTTTGTCCTACTTTCTGCATACATCTAACCATAGACCGGGAGGCGTTGCTTATGACTTTCAAAAAGCTGGGCGGACCGCTGCTGGGCCTGCTCCTGGCCGGCTGTATGCTGCTGGTGCTGCTGCACCCGGCAAATACGCTTGCCGCAGCACTGCGCGGGCTGGCCATCTGGTGGGACGTACTGTTCCCTTCGCTGTTTCCATTCTTCGTCATTTCCGAAATGCTGCTTGGCTTCGGGGTAGTGCATCTTTTCGGGGCTCTGCTCGATCCGCTCATGCGCCCGCTGTTCAATATCCCCGGCAGCGGCGGTTTTGTGGCCGCCATGGGATATGTATCAGGATATCCAGTCGGTGCCAAATTAACCGCAAAGCTGCGCGACCAGCAACTGATCAGCCGGGTGGAAGGCGAGCGGCTGGTGGCCTTCACGACCTCCTCGGACCCGATTTTCCTGCTGGGTGCGGTATCGGTCGGCTTTTTTCACGATGCCTCCTTAGGGCTTGTGCTGGCACTCTCGCACTACGGCGGCGGATTGATTGTGGGTCTTCTGATGTCCTTTCACGGGCGCCAGGACAAACCCGCTGTCATGTCTAAGCACCCTGACGGGTCGTCCGGTCTGCCACAGGCTGCGGAGGGACAACGCGAAGGAAGGCTTCGCTTGGCGCTGAACTCCATGGCTGAGGCCCGGCGCAGGGATGGACGGAGTTTGGGCGAGCTGCTTAAAAGCGCAGTGCAGTCCTCACTGCAGCTTATTATTGTCGTCGGAGGGCTGGTTGTATTCTTCAACGTGCTCATGGAGCTGCTCACCCGCGCCGGCGTTATGTCGGCCCTGTTCAACGTCCTTGGCAGCCTGCTGTCCTTCGCGGGCTTCCCGCCCGGGCTGTCGGCGGCGTTGGCCAGCGGCTTCTTCGAGGTGACGATTGGCGCCCGTTCAGCCGGTGAAGCCGTTGCTTCTGTCCCCCTGCAGTTCAAAGCAGCAACGGCAGCCTTCATCCTCTCTTGGGGCGGATTATCGGTTCACGCCCAGGTAGCGAGCATTCTGAACGGTACAGGCCTGCGCTATCTGCCCTTTATGGCAGCAAGGCTGGTGCATGCCTTCCTGTCTGCGGTCTTACTGCTCCTTCTCTGGAAACCCGTCGTTGGTTCCAGGCTGTCTGCAGGCTTCAGTTCTTTACCTGCTTTTACCGGATTTTCCTCTTCACCGGTCTCCGGCTTGGCCGCCAGCCTCGGTCTGCTGGGCGTGCTGCTGGGAGCAGCCCTGGTGCTGTCTCTGCTGGTCTGGCTGCTGCGAAAAACTCCGCTGCTCCGGCCGCGGCCATAAGCTGACTATTAGTATCCCCTTCAGGCATTCTGCACACCGCCGCTGCGATTCTTTACAGGTTCAAATATTGTGTTCCAGGTCAAGATTGATTATGATCGTTGTATGACTGAAACATACAAAGGAGCCTGTACATCTTGAGATATTATGTTCTGGACCGCGGAGACGAGTTGTCCATTAAACTTGCGGAGCAGTTTCACAAGCTGGCGGCGGAGCGTAACCTGGAGCTGGACGCAGAGTCTCCGGAAATCGTCATCTCCATTGGCGGAGACGGGACCATGCTGCATGCATTTCATACGTTTATCGATCAGATTCCCAATCTTGCTTTTGTCGGTGTGCACACCGGCCATCTCGGCTTTTATGCAGATTGGAAGGCAGAGGAGCTGCCTGCCCTGATCGACCATATGTGCGGAACAACCGATTTAGCGCCACATCAGCCGCGCATCGTGCGCTATCCGCTGCTAGAGCTGGAAATTCACAAGAAATCCGGTTCCACTTCCCACATTGCGCTTAATGAGTTCACTCTAAAGGGTGTTGACGGAACAGTGGTCATCCAGATGGATATCAATGATGTTACGTTCGAAATGTTCCGCGGGGACGGACTGTGCATTTCTACACCGTCAGGCAGTACAGCCTATAACAAGAGCCTTGGCGGCGCAATGGTGCATCCTTCGATAGAAGCGCTGCAGATTGCCGAAATAGCTTCCATTAATAATCGGGTATTCCGTACGATGGGTTCGCCCCTTATGCTGCCCAAGCATCATCACTGCGACATTTTTTCGCGCAAGGATCAGCGTCTTTTGCTGACGGTTGACCATAACAATATTCCTGTGGATGATCTGATTTCTGTCCGCTGCCAAGTATCCGACAAAAAAATAAGCTTTGCCCGGTACCGCCCGTTCCCTTTCTGGAACCGCGTCCGCGAAGCTTTTCTGATCTGAGGATCGGACTCACCTATGATTTACTAGCCGGGAAATGCATGCAATCCCGGCTCTTTTATGCGCAGTAAATTTTACAAACTTTTCTATTCTATCTGACATGAATTGATAGACAGAGAGAAAAATCAAATGGTATAATGAACCTATTTTACATAGTGTTGCTACTTAAAGGAGAGAGAAACTGTTGAAAAAACTATTGTCCTTAATTGGAGTAAGCCTACTGGCTCTCGTGCTTGCGGTCCCCGCTTTTGCCGCCGCCAAACCGATCTCCGTCTATGTCAACGGCAGCAGTCTTACATTCCCTGCCGGCGCCCCGTACCTTGATAATAACTCTGTACTGGTACCTTTCCGGGTTGTTTTTGAAAAGCTTGGAATGCAGGTGTTATGGGATGCCAAGACTGGAACGGTTACCGGAACCAGCGCTAATCTTACAATCAGCCTCAAAATCGGCAGCAACCGTGCTTCCGTCAACGGTACGGTTAAGAAACTGACCGTAGCCCCTGTTTCCAGCAAAGGCACCACCTACGTCCCGCTCCGTTTTGTAGCTGAGGCTACCGGCGGCACTGCGGTCTGGGATGCTGTTAACAGAAGTGTGAAGATCACCACTGCTGTCTCAACAGCAGCAAGTGATGAGAAGGCTATCACAGCACTCATCAAGCAGGCTGTCCAATACTATAATGAGGAAAAAGCCGTAAGCTATTACTCCCTTGTCGATGACGGGGACAGCTATACGGATGAGGTCTCTTCCTTGAACTCCTTTTTCCAGAATTATGATATGGAAACTACACTTGAGACTCTTAAAATCCTAAGTATTCAAGGCGATGAAGCCACTGTCTACACCGTCGAGAATGAAATCCGGACCGGCGGATATTACATGCCGGATGAGAAAGTCGAATATCTGTACAATCTCGTCCGCACCAATGGTGTATGGAAAATTTCCGAAATCAATGCACAGGAAAAGACAGTTCTGCTGACACGTGAACAAGGCATGAAATCCGCCGATATTCCGCAAGGCTATGCAACCACCATCAAGGACAATCTCAACAAGTACTTCCAGGCAATGACGAGTGAGAACATCGACGGAACGATGGCCCAGATGAGCTCATACGGGGAAGAGTATGATGCATCCAGCAAGGCGGATTTGCAGGATATTTTCGATAATTACGATCTTCAATATACACTGAATACCTCGAATATCTACTACTATGCTTCAGGCGAAGCCGCTGTTTACGCTGAAGTTACCGTAAAAGATGCCGGGACCGGTGAAACCTACGAACAGCCAATGATCTTTCTGTACTATCAATCGGAGACAGGAACATGGACGATTGATGATTTCTACTATCTCGATTAGGCTGGCAGCAAGCTCAGGAGGCATTGCAATCGCATTACCAAATAAACTCAAAGGGTGCATCCACTAATGAAATCAGCTAAAGTGATCACTGCTGTTCTCAGCGGCTGTCTGGCGCTGTCTGTCATGTTCTCGCCGGCAGCTCTGGCAGCCGACAGCACGCAGACCTCTTCGAATACCGATCTGATTAATGAAATCATGCAATATTTAGAACAATATAATGTAGAAGGCGTTGATCAGGATACATTGATCCGCGGCGCAATTGACGGAATGGTTAACACACTGGAGGATCCTTACAGCACCTACTTTACCAAAGAAGAAGCCGCTGAGTTTGAGAGTATGGTCGACCTAGAATATGTAGGCATCGGTGTAAGACTGGTGTATACTCCTGTTACTAAAGAGCTATACATTGAAGAGGTTATTGCAGGTTCACCGGCTGAGCAGGCCGGCCTGAAACGCGGGGACACCATCCTCAAAATCAATGGCGTTGCGGTAAGTGATACTGCGGGTGATGAGCTTGCCGGTACCGCGGGAACGAAGGTTTCCCTGCTCATCAGCAGAAACGGCGCCAGCAAAACCATCAGCGTGACCAGAAATGATATCACTTCGACCTCAGTCACCGGACAAATCATTGGTGATCATACCGCCTATATCACGATTACCGGTTTCAGTCAGAGTGCTGATGAAGAATTCTCCACAGTTCTTGACAGCATGCGGGCAGCCGGTATGCAATCACTGGTTCTGGATTTACGCGATAATACAGGCGGCTATATGGATTCGGCCTATAATATTGCCTCTAAATTCATAGATTCAGGGATCATGATGTACACCTCCGATCAAAGCGGCGCGCTGACTCCGGTAACAATTACTGCCGGCAGCAAAATTGGCGTACCGGTGGTTGTACTCACCAATGAATATACTGCCAGCGCTTCTGAAGCGTTGACAGGCGCCTTGCGGGACAACAAACTTGCAACCATTATCGGTACCCGTTCTTACGGTAAAGCTCGGATCCAGAGCCTTCTGCCCGTCTCCAATGGCGACATGCTGAAGCTGACCACCATGAAGTATCTGACTCCGAATAAAGAAGACTTCAACCATATCGGACTG of the Paenibacillus pedocola genome contains:
- the ylbJ gene encoding sporulation integral membrane protein YlbJ, which produces MTFKKLGGPLLGLLLAGCMLLVLLHPANTLAAALRGLAIWWDVLFPSLFPFFVISEMLLGFGVVHLFGALLDPLMRPLFNIPGSGGFVAAMGYVSGYPVGAKLTAKLRDQQLISRVEGERLVAFTTSSDPIFLLGAVSVGFFHDASLGLVLALSHYGGGLIVGLLMSFHGRQDKPAVMSKHPDGSSGLPQAAEGQREGRLRLALNSMAEARRRDGRSLGELLKSAVQSSLQLIIVVGGLVVFFNVLMELLTRAGVMSALFNVLGSLLSFAGFPPGLSAALASGFFEVTIGARSAGEAVASVPLQFKAATAAFILSWGGLSVHAQVASILNGTGLRYLPFMAARLVHAFLSAVLLLLLWKPVVGSRLSAGFSSLPAFTGFSSSPVSGLAASLGLLGVLLGAALVLSLLVWLLRKTPLLRPRP
- a CDS encoding NAD kinase, which produces MRYYVLDRGDELSIKLAEQFHKLAAERNLELDAESPEIVISIGGDGTMLHAFHTFIDQIPNLAFVGVHTGHLGFYADWKAEELPALIDHMCGTTDLAPHQPRIVRYPLLELEIHKKSGSTSHIALNEFTLKGVDGTVVIQMDINDVTFEMFRGDGLCISTPSGSTAYNKSLGGAMVHPSIEALQIAEIASINNRVFRTMGSPLMLPKHHHCDIFSRKDQRLLLTVDHNNIPVDDLISVRCQVSDKKISFARYRPFPFWNRVREAFLI
- a CDS encoding M3 family oligoendopeptidase, whose amino-acid sequence is MKQPISLTWDLDSIFPGGSSSPQFEDFLKKLEADIESLGKQVAGAESPADAEATTALDGVIELLQSCAGRLTQASEFTGCLGAQNQQDKGAVRLSSKVTGLRAGFEGISSQFDSVLRQTSDAVWTQWMARPEIAPLSFVLSESRDLAREKMSPELESLALELAVDGYHGWSEHYETIVGSIQIPFEDKDGTKLLSVGQAFNKLSDDDANVRETMFRKWEEAWAAAADYSADTLNHLAGFRLKLYKGRGWDDVLKEPLGINRMSRATLDMMWDVITRNKPALVSYLQRKAKVLGKDALSWVDVDAPVGKSSGKIPYEAAAADIVTQFRKFSPRMADFAEHAFDNNWIEVEDRPAKRPGGFCVSFPESKESRIFMTYSGTPSNVSTLAHELGHAYHSFLLDDQPLFNQNYAMNVAETASTFAEVIVADAQVKASTEAGEKLALLEAKIQNSVAFFMNIHARFLFETRFYEKRKEGLVNAEELSALMEEAQKEAFCGVLSEYHPHFWASKLHFYITDVPFYNFPYTVGYMFSTGLYRLALQEGPSFADKYDSLLRDTGVMTLEDLVLRHLGVDLKKPDFWQGAVDLIVEDINEFLRMTEQFA
- a CDS encoding DUF2225 domain-containing protein; this encodes MTELVPLYSINVICSNCEHEFSTSRVRPSLKRAIRRDADFCSYYKDENPDYYVVRVCPKCGFASTENSADKLADWQRKAFNEQVGSRWKNRDFGGKRNWETALETYKLALICAQCIQDKERIIASHLHHIAWMYRYKGETALEQRFLRYSLDEYIKVFENDGMGGNDARLMFLIGELNRRIGEYLNAVKWFSRLINDQRIMDAAMIRAAREQWTLLREQMRGDNVDPDSIPNL
- a CDS encoding globin domain-containing protein; the protein is MNPNASLYDNLGGAEGLHRLVEVFYAKVQLHPQLSPLFPADITPVMEKQYQFLSQFFGGPALFSQQHGHPMMRARHMHVPITPERADEWLDCMKEALEETGVEEPLRSFVLSRLAGPAHHFVNMPEE
- a CDS encoding S41 family peptidase; its protein translation is MKSAKVITAVLSGCLALSVMFSPAALAADSTQTSSNTDLINEIMQYLEQYNVEGVDQDTLIRGAIDGMVNTLEDPYSTYFTKEEAAEFESMVDLEYVGIGVRLVYTPVTKELYIEEVIAGSPAEQAGLKRGDTILKINGVAVSDTAGDELAGTAGTKVSLLISRNGASKTISVTRNDITSTSVTGQIIGDHTAYITITGFSQSADEEFSTVLDSMRAAGMQSLVLDLRDNTGGYMDSAYNIASKFIDSGIMMYTSDQSGALTPVTITAGSKIGVPVVVLTNEYTASASEALTGALRDNKLATIIGTRSYGKARIQSLLPVSNGDMLKLTTMKYLTPNKEDFNHIGLAPDIEVEGSTAQLITALQIAGLTSITLAGDNHILDVNGHAFAGNLGLVKQGNKVYASARVLAALVESDITWDAKNKKVLLTNGAGKAFGFTLASKEAITKDYETLIELGAFAKKFPAFTWSYNASSKQLKLSVK
- a CDS encoding copper amine oxidase N-terminal domain-containing protein encodes the protein MKKLLSLIGVSLLALVLAVPAFAAAKPISVYVNGSSLTFPAGAPYLDNNSVLVPFRVVFEKLGMQVLWDAKTGTVTGTSANLTISLKIGSNRASVNGTVKKLTVAPVSSKGTTYVPLRFVAEATGGTAVWDAVNRSVKITTAVSTAASDEKAITALIKQAVQYYNEEKAVSYYSLVDDGDSYTDEVSSLNSFFQNYDMETTLETLKILSIQGDEATVYTVENEIRTGGYYMPDEKVEYLYNLVRTNGVWKISEINAQEKTVLLTREQGMKSADIPQGYATTIKDNLNKYFQAMTSENIDGTMAQMSSYGEEYDASSKADLQDIFDNYDLQYTLNTSNIYYYASGEAAVYAEVTVKDAGTGETYEQPMIFLYYQSETGTWTIDDFYYLD
- a CDS encoding YycC family protein, which codes for MKPLQISPETAITLSKQLGVPLEHLMHMPQHILLQKIAELSKKQSEGTSGTEASPEKGTE